From the genome of Ignavibacteria bacterium:
CCTTATCTTTAATTTTTTCTTTAAGAAGATTTACACCGTTCGATACGATTTTTAGAGCATCTATGTCAAGTCCAGAATCGGTTTCATCGAGCAAAGCGAGTTTTGGTTCAAGCATCAGCATTTGAAAGATTTCATTTCGTTTCTTTTCTCCGCCGGAAAATCCTTGATTTACAGAACGGCTCATCATTGCCTCGTCCATATCAAGCATTTTCATTTTAGATTTCATAAGAGAGAGAAATTCCATTGCATCCATTTCTTCTTCGCCCTTATGTTTTCGCACTTCGTTTACCGCTGTTTTCAGAAATGTTGCATTGCTAATTCCTGGAATTTCAACCGGATATTGAAATGCAAGAAAAATTCCTTCGCGTGCTCGATCTTCTGGTTCCATTTCAAAAAGATTTAATCCTTTAAAAAGAACCTCACCAGACATAATTTCATATCCTTCTCTTCCGGCAATTACATTTGCCAAAGTACTTTTACCAGAACCGTTTGGACCCATTA
Proteins encoded in this window:
- the sufC gene encoding Fe-S cluster assembly ATPase SufC; the protein is MLEIKNLFVNVEGKAILRGIDLKVNAGEIHAIMGPNGSGKSTLANVIAGREGYEIMSGEVLFKGLNLFEMEPEDRAREGIFLAFQYPVEIPGISNATFLKTAVNEVRKHKGEEEMDAMEFLSLMKSKMKMLDMDEAMMSRSVNQGFSGGEKKRNEIFQMLMLEPKLALLDETDSGLDIDALKIVSNGVNLLKEKIKDKAIIVVTHYQRLLNYIVPDFVHVLYNGRIVKSGGKELALELEEKGYDWIKNGEST